The Sphingobium sp. EP60837 DNA segment GCTGACGATGAAACTGAGCGCACAATCCGCTATTTCCACCACCGCCCAGCCCGTACTGACGAAGATGCCGACGAGGACGATCAGCGCGACCGCGATCTGATCACCTTCGAGCCACAAACGGCCGAAAATGCTGCCGCCCAAGCTCACATCCCCAACGAAGAGGATAATTGGCTAGCAGAGTTATGGGAGCCGGTCCCGCCCGTCCCCGATCCCGGTCCTGCCTTACGGCTCGGAGAGAACGATGTGTGGCGGATTCGGGTCGACGGCATTCGCTATGTCACGCATCTGATCCAGGCCCAGTTCAGCGACTGGGAAGATCATGGGCTGTTCTGACGGCTGAACAAAAGCAAGCGCAAATGTACCAAAACGGTCCATGTCGAAACGCTGCTCCGGATTTGTTCGGCGTGACAGCTTTGCCGGCAACGCTTCTCGGGCTGCTTGCCGCCTTCCAAATAAATATTGCGGGTTTATTCCAAGCCGGTTAGCACATTCATAGAGGGAGGGAGCCTGCATGCTTCTAAGAATTATTTGAAAGTTCGCCTTGATCGCCTGATATTGCAAATGGACGATACCGAACTCGAAAAGTTCTGTCGGCAATGGGTCGAACGAAAATCTTCCAGCTATTTTGAAGTGAAGCGCTTCGGTGGATCTGGCGACCGAGGGCGTGATGTGGTTGGATTTTGCTCTGATCAGCGCCATGATGGCGACTGGGACAACTATCAGTGCAAGCAATATCGGGGAAAGCTCGGTACGGCCGACGGTCTGCTCGCTGTTGCAAAGGTGTTGTACTGGGCATCGCAGGGAGAGTTTACAAATCCTAGGTCCTTCATATTCGTCGCTCCCAAGGGGCTGAATTCGAATCTCTTAAAACTTATCAATAAACCTGCGTCCTTCAGATCAGAATTAATTTCTAAATGGGACGGTTCGTGTGCCAAAAAGATCGTCGATAACCTCACCATTCCTCTCGCTGGAGAGGTTCTTGATGCGATAAATAATTTCGAATTTTCAAAAATTACTTATGTTGATGTTGATGAAATACTTGATGACTCTGCGTCAAAGCCACTTCTGTTCGAGTTGTTCGGTACAGACCCCGGCGATTATCCCAGAGGGACCGTGCCTGTTGATGTTCAAGAACACGAAATGGTGTACATGAATGCGCTTCTCGGAGCGTATAACGAACGAGAATTAGGCAGCTTCACCTGCCATCAGGACGTTTTCGACCACAGTGAACACGGCGACGATCTGCGGGTCCATCGATCAAGATACTATGAGGCCGAAGGATTTCAAAAATTCTACCGTGACAACACCTCACCTGAAACGATCGCTGAGTTCCGCCGAGGTATCCGCTTCGGCATCTATGACACATTGAAGGCAGTTGCAAAAGACGAACTGGCTCGCGTGCATGCAACCATGTCGCAGGCTGCCAATCTGCAACCGAGCGGACCTTTGGCT contains these protein-coding regions:
- a CDS encoding ABC-three component system protein, giving the protein MDDTELEKFCRQWVERKSSSYFEVKRFGGSGDRGRDVVGFCSDQRHDGDWDNYQCKQYRGKLGTADGLLAVAKVLYWASQGEFTNPRSFIFVAPKGLNSNLLKLINKPASFRSELISKWDGSCAKKIVDNLTIPLAGEVLDAINNFEFSKITYVDVDEILDDSASKPLLFELFGTDPGDYPRGTVPVDVQEHEMVYMNALLGAYNERELGSFTCHQDVFDHSEHGDDLRVHRSRYYEAEGFQKFYRDNTSPETIAEFRRGIRFGIYDTLKAVAKDELARVHATMSQAANLQPSGPLAQYAYIPVKQGLCHHLINDGEITWKGSK